In Styela clava chromosome 6, kaStyClav1.hap1.2, whole genome shotgun sequence, the genomic window ACGGCTACATACTAAAAGCTGTTTCGTCCTATCTCCTATCTTAACCTGTCTCATTTGAAATGCTTCAATTACCGGCATGGTGAATCTGTATTAAATCAGTATCTCATTGTGATTTTTGTGCTAGCTGTAACCAGAAAATCTAATAATAATTACATTGTTGTGTCGATTATTTAATTTTCTGTATAACGTCTCGATTAGTAATGGGAGTAATTATTGCAGTTTTTGTCGGGTGGTTATTGCAATACCTTTCATCAAAACAAATCGTCGTTGCGGCTTTTCTTTTAGCAACAACCTTGTTGGTGTTATTCAGGTAAAGTGAATATTAATGTTCCATTGAATCATAACTAGTAATAGGAGCTTGGAGTATTACTTCGAATTGTTGTCGCAATTTTTTGTTGATGCGAACTTCCGCAAATTACCCCTGCGATATCTCATTTTTGCTTAGTCTTTAATCAATGTTTGAGAACTCATTTTAACTTGTTTTATCCAATTGGTCATAAATATTTCTACAAACATTAGGTATTGATTCAAAATGTATTGCTGTTCAGAATGAACTGTTTTCATGGATTTCTCCAGCGAAATCTCGCCCCACATTTCCGAAAACCAGGGACCGGATTTTTCGGATTTCTTTGTCGTCAGTTTTTGAAAGGAAATCGACCACTTGAAGAAACAGCATTTCGATCGCTCGATGCTCAACCACACCACAAAATTCTTGAAATAGGTTTTGGATATGGTACGTAAATTAATAACTTTAGTTTGCTTGTATATTCGCTAACCCTAACTTGTGGATAAGTCCTTAGACAATGAATTTGTTATacgtttatatatttttaaacgtcGACATTGCACTGCCGAAATACAATATTAGTTTTTAGCTCGTGTTTCTTCTGGCACTAATTTTTCTTGGGTTTTACTTTCAGTATGAACGTGCAAAGTTCCCATTAAGTTTATTCCCATTACTCATTTCATTGAACGATTCACTGATAATTCGGTCCATAAAATATTTATCCTACGTTTTCAAACCTGCCCTTCGTTACATTTGTGTTCCATTGCGTATAGGTCACGGAATATCTTACGCTTTGGACAATGGAATGAGAGATGGTAGTGGAGTGGTATACGGTATGGACTTTTCAGCCGAAGCTTGTGACCATGTCAGGAAGTTACTTATAAACGATTTGAAGAGTGggaaattggaaataatttttgGAGATGTTGCAAATATACCGCTGAAAGAATCGACTATAGATAGAGTCTTTCACACAAACTGCTACTACTTTTGGCCAGAACCATTGAATGTTTGTCGGGAAATACTGCGTGTCATGACGCCTGGTGGTATCATGACGACTGGTATAGAGCCAGAGAAAGTTAAACGAGCCGCATTGTCGGGAGTAATAGAACCCTGCCAGATTGATCCCGATTTTTACATAGAGTGCTTAGTTGAAGCTGGATTTGAACACGTACGTATGGAAGAAGCATCTTATCAGAGAAATGGACATAAAGTGATTTTTGctcagaaaaaaaaagtatgaCTTGTGTACCGATCAGATATGCCAATCAGCATTACATACGTTGCCATGTGTAGCAGAAGCTTCAGAATTTTtacattgattttttttcatttggtgATCTCTTGCATTCGATTTTTATATGGTACTCTTCAAAGATTTTCTCAATTAAACATAAtattatgcaattcaagagcccTGCTGCCCACTAACACatatgtatttctgtaacgtttcgtctgaccaaaatcggactacCTCAggcaagcagtttacaacaatgacctatttttattcctgctacagcatcctttcattatacgcatacggatccaccagcgcaaaggcattgaggaagaattgggagttagtctcgcgcaacctctactgatagaaacatattatttatcggattttattaataaaacaatGACTAAcgcaaaaattaacaatatatTCAATTTGTAGAAATTATGTTCTGTTGTAACGTTGGTATATTCTGTACATATATAGCACGGGTCATTGTAGTTTGTAGGCAGCAGCCAATATCAGTATCGATACAATGACGACGATTCCCAAGTATCCAAATCTGTCAAGTTTAAAAgaatatataaacataatattatataaacacAAAATTCGAGTTTTTTTAGAAAGAGTGAGTCAAATTTGCGTAATGAGCATTATTCCGTGACAATGTCATTGTGGCTTCATTCCATACCAGATTGCTGAAGAACAAAGCTGTTTCTTATCTTTTGTCTAAGTCCATGAATCTTTGGTTCAGGGTGCAAGCATTGCATATTGTTAGGTAACAGACCGCTGATGTTTTCCACAGCAGTTACAATAAGAGTCTGAGActaaaagtaaaatattatattggaTTCAAAGGAAGTTACCACTTACTTGTTGGAACTCTCTTCTTTGTCATTTTTTGTTTCGCCATCCTTGTCCGCCTTCGTTCTAAATTACAGTCAAAGATATTGTTAAAACAATTTTACTATCCCAATATTCGCTAGATAATTGCCCTCGTATACATAACCATACATTTTAAAGAATTAATTCTGTGTTATTGGTAGGCCAGCTCTCTGCGAGTCTGACTAGGCTATGTCCAGCTCAAACATAATGATTAATTTGTGTGAATAATTAAATAGAGGAACGAGAGCAGAGAACCAAAGGCCTATTCAACTTTTAAATATTCTGCTAAATATCTGGTGATATTATTGAGTGAGCCGGGCAAAGATGTCCGGAACTACTGAGAACGATCGTCGAGAaagtaaaatttggaaaacaTGATTCAGAAATCAAGTGTTAATTTGGGTAAATTGTAAATATTCTAATATAAGTTTACACTTGACAAATCCAATTGGCGTtgaaatattacatatatacttCATCACAATTTCTTGAAATTTGCTTCTTTTTTTTAGAACCTCTTCGTCGTTCAACTTGTTGTTCAATTCCTTATTTTTTGGCCTTTTTTGTTTATCCAATGTTGTTgggaattttgaattttcaattccGAACTCTACAACTTCAAGTAAAGTCAGGAAATATGGTTTTTCATCAGTTTCCGAATCTTGATCATTTCGTAGATTCCCAACCATCTGTAATACAATGTTGGCGGATCTGGTTTAATGATCTATGTGCCTggtttttgtgtgttttataGTCCAAAGCGTTTTCAAATTACTATCAAAACATGAAGTTATATAGATTATGAGAAGtattaattataaaattgcATACGCTATAATTGCCTGGAACATCACATCTTATTAACCAATCAAGTGTGCTACTTGGACTCATGACACTTTTTCCATTTAGTAGTGATCTTGGTTCATCAAGATAAATTCCATCAAACGCGATTTCTCTGGTCTTGCAGGTTTCCCCTGTTGCAACATTGAACACTTTCAACTCGAGCGTTAATTCTCGATCTGAATTGATCATCCTATGATGaagtaaacaaaatataaaaattattacaatgcgAATGGAATCTAGTATCGCTTTTCAGATTTGATATCAGATGGTGTCTGTTTTCTCAAAAATGGTGATATTGCCAATATTAGAGGACGGTCTTCTGTGATTCATCGAGATTTGAAAtctattttgagaaaaatgatCAACAGAACTAATATTTcccaaacaatattttaaacgCATTGTGTGTTTATTTGACCGAGTCCGGTATAACGCTGGAGACAAATATTGAACTGATTGTTATGCCAATTGATATAATATTATGATTGGGATTATTGCCcagatattgaatattaaagttCTGCATTCAATAGcaatataataatttaaacCGTTACCTTATTCTCTTTATTTGGCCTCGAGCCATTGTTAATGTTGGTTGGATCTGGCCGTTCACCGTAATTGCGTCGATGTTTTGAAACGACCACTCAATTACGTTTTTGTTCCATCCAGACGTTCTTTAAAACAACGTGAAATGAGATACATATTCGATTAAAAATATATGTCGTATTAGTTATGGTTATATCATCACTTCAAATTCAAACACACATAGCAACATCTTTTTTCGTTTTTGTTCCATCCAGACGTTCTTTAAAACAACGTGAAATGAGATACATATTCGATTAAAAATATATGTCGTATTAGTTATGTTTATATCATCACTTCAAATTCAAACACACATAGCAACATCtttcttaaataaaaaaattttgttttctaccAGGCGatagtataaaaaaaaacatttacataGGAGACGGGTCCAACCTTTCACCGTCTATATTCTTATGGTGAATATCGGAATACTCAGtaattgaaataccaaaatattaCTATTGATCATTATTATTTTCGTTAAATTGTGCAGCTAGTGTTATAATATACCATTTTTGTTGCTGGAAAACAACATAGGAAAATGTTACACTGTTATTTAAAAGATTGTGATTTCTAACATATGGTGACTATTATAGAAATACTATATTCTACGGTGTAAAATGTGCCAGTTTGAGCGTTGACAAATAATGAGAATTGTTCACCAATCACGACTGACGACctatcagttttataaacaattCATATTCTTAACAacggttatttgtattttataccATATCTTCATATCGTCGTCACAAATCGCAGTCATGATTAACATTTACAAAATGTCACTTTCTGTCAAGTAAATTATTTAAACTTACGGTCACTAACGCACTGTTAAATATATGTTAGGAAAGAAAAACAATATAGGCCTACGAGTACACACACTCACTCTAAATATTGCGTAGTTCCCGGCTTCCCTCtatattttttcattacaaGGTTTGTGCTAAACAGCATGATGACGTCATGTTGACAGTTTATCGGACATGATACGTCAGTAAGTTCAAATGGTGTACTGTCTGGATTATCTTCTACAATCAAGGCTCCGATGAGACCAGATGAAAACTGAAAAGTTGAAATTCAatgtgaattgaaaaaaaataatcaaaaaaatttaaacgcGAGGACATTTGACACCTTCATATTAATAGGTTTGATTATTCCTAGTTATTAATTTAAAGACATTGAAATGAGAATATGAATAACTAATCATGGCATATACCTTTAAATTATAGAATCCACCATTTCATTACCGCGTctcaaaaatatgaacaatAATCATCTGTAATACACTATTTCTGGAATTCAACAATCAGATGGTGTCAAATTCTCACTATCACATATTATAAAGTACCTATCTATATAGTATTTTGTCAAGTTATTATAAGTTACTATCTGTTGAATCTTAAACATTTTTGAGaatactgttttattttttgacatatCACATGATCAATATATCAAGTCGCAATATCTCATTACAACATCTCATCAACGTACATGCGCGACTGAAAAATTCCACTTGATTTGAACTTGAACAACGAACCTACCTCTGAGTTGTGGCTGGTTATGTGTTTACTGACCTGATTATATACCGGTGCCTCAACTTCCGTTTCATACCAAAATGTCCCAGATGGATGATCTggtaatattttaaatgaatacgTATATGCATCTCCAGGTTCAACGCCATGGTCCTGAGCATTCAATATCAAATCCTAgaagatattttcaaatttttcgtgACTAAAATACAATACTGATTAGAATTACAGCACTGATTCATCGTGAAGATATATCTCGCTTTTGATGAATGTTGTAACATTTATTCGATCTTCAGTGGACAACGAAATTACAAAACAACCGACAGAAAGCCaagttcattttttattgtCTTTTACTTTCTATTATCTATTTTACTATATCAATAACAGTCACTTGACATGAGTTTGTGGAAATAGTTTTTCGAAATGATGTTTTTAATGAATGACATGAATCAGACAAGTAAATTATAATACCAACTTCATCACTTAGTTGCAATCCGTGTGTTCGCACTTTCATAACGTTAGTCAACGAGTCTTTGTTGATATTTGGTGTCATATTGTTTACCTGAGAATATAATGAAAGACTTGAACATGTAGACATAGTACATGTATCGCttacatatattttataatcaGCTTTCAATTAATTAGTATAAATAGAGTTTTTGCAGCATTGTTCAAGAATATTGGGCTCATGCAAATTGTGTCTCGCGTAACAATATCATCAATGCATGCGGGTTTTGTCGAATGAGTTGAAATTTATTACATTAAAGTATTGGTAATTTCTCAGTGAAGACTTTGCCTGTTTATTTTAATTACCAGTTTGATTGAAGCCGTGTCACTTGGAAGCAATCTCCATGTCGGAGGACATCGGTTTCTTTTGTACGAAAGTTGGCGTAATTTCAACCAGTCCCATCTGTGCGTGATGACGTCAACATTTAAAGTAAGTCTTAAAAATTGTCGATGGGAAACGTAACTTTGACACTGTGAAAGAACATTTCCGCCtggaaataaaaaaggaaaGAATTGGACTCCACGGATACCCGAAACAGTTTTATACACCTTGCTGCATGAAATGGATActcaaatatttaaactttcTTTATTATTCATTGTCATTCGCAAATATCTAAATTAGTTGTGTCACAAATTTACAAGAAAACTTGCGGTCATACCAATATACgcccgtaaaaaaaaaaactctaatTACAAACCTAAATTTCTTCATACGAAACAAAATGCTAACAATATAATGAATAAGATATTTACACCAGAAATACTCACCACGTAACCTGCATGGATTCTGTTGATCACATGAAGTAGCAGATGCAAATATATCCCGTGCAATCACAATGATTAATAACAAGAaagcaaagaaaaattgtaacttcatattttatataactTATATCACAAGCTTAATAAAATTGTATGAGTTAACGGATTagaaatgtcaaaaaattgcATCAAAAGAAgcatattgtattttattcttgctgattataaaaaaaactacatAGTTATTCCGGATCCCTTCGTTCAATGAGAGCGGCGGTGCAACTACCGTTCTCGCAGTTCCCTAAGACAAAACAATGCTGACTAAATAATTCTAAGAAGTATTCCAATCAACTAAACGTCCTAACAAATCCGTTTCAGAATTTAACAATTGTCTTTCAATGTTTTATTCTATGCAGTCGAAATAGGTAAAATTAGGAATGATGCGATCAAATTGAAATAACGTTATTCTGAAATAGCATTTCGAGTTTTATACTGAAGATTCAGCAGAGAATCATTAATTATCAATAAAAGATATTCTGTGTAATGGATTTATTCAACTAATTATTGTCGAATTCCTGAAATTTAGAGAATTGTGTCGCTCAAATAATAATAGTGACGTGACACGAGTCGCTAATTATAGGAACGTAGTATTGAGGCAACACGATGGACAACCATACGACGTAACAATTTGACGTGTCTGTAAATTGACCTAATTTTCTTGTaactaattatatttaattgcTAAATTAAGAACAGATTTCAATTTGCCAGACTTTAACCACGTAGGGATTACAATTTAACGATTCAATATATGAGTAGACAATTTGGTGAgcaaaacaattattttgacAATTGTTTCTGATGTACGTCGAACCTACTTTGATTACATCATTCTAACATTCTTTGCTATTGCTTAAACATATGATTTGTTAATAAAATCCAGAGTTTATGCCCTTTAACAAAAATAGATGTTATAGGAGCGAAAATAATTGAACCAATATATATGCACAATATTTGGTACCCCCAAATTGCACCATGATGTCTTCATCTTTCAAATATACATACTTAATACATAGTATACATTCCTAATGAAAAGTCTCTGAATTGATATTTCCCTCTGTTCTTTTTTCATTCCCTATTTTTCCAGTGTGGGACCAATGACAAAAAATTAGGTTTTCATCAATATTCAAACTTGACATCAAGCCTCTCCGCAGTTCGATTTATACTAATGTTCAACTCGTCAACGATCAAATATATAACATTCTCTACAATTTCCTGTAAGATAAAATCTGCTGTTCAACTTATCGTTATTATAGCTAGCGTCGGATGATCAATGAATGTTGCATGTTTGCGTGGTTTTAAAGTTGCAAAAATTGACAAACCCAATCAACGACGGACATTTCACGACAAAGTGCTTACTCAATCTTTAAATTTCGGAACTGCCTAATGCCGTTTAAAAACCTGCGTGAAGTAATTTGATGCAAGGCGGTTGATTATCATGATACTCAGATCAATGTTATTCAACAGTGCGCTTCTCATTGTAGCACATAAATGCGACAAACAAATTTCTGTGGACCTTGCGGACGAGACATCGCTAAATTGATCGAAATTTGggatgatattaaaattttcccCGGTTACGATTTCGTGATAAAGATTTTGTGTTTCCATGCAAAAAAACATATAGACCACCGCAATCAGATCAAATTGACGCAAAGTACAAAATGGCACCAATTTACGCCTCTTCACATTGACATCGTtgtgtcttcaaaatttcatGAACAATTTATCACGGTGAAAGTTCGCTATGATTGTGCAGCAGAGGGTCAAACAATGTGGTATATTTGTCGGCAGTAGGATAATATCTTTTCTGGtattttcagtttatttcagAAATCAAAGATCAGATGACCATGTAGTGTAAAGGTGAATCGCCCACTGCGTTCCCCAGAAATGTGTTTGATGATGCCATATGTGATATTTAGAGTTGCAAGAAAAGTTGAACGTTATTCTTTTATTATAACAATAGCCATACTCTAGTGACCTAGTCAATCATTCATGCTCAGTTTTGCACAGTAAATAATTTTAGAGCGACGCggcaaaaataattataatattctAAGTATTGTAttctattaataaatataatattatacaacGCAAACAATAGAAAGATACTTCAGATATCTGttctaatttatttgaaaaaaaagattgAAGTAAGAATATGActggtatatataatattcagcGCTGTTTATAACGGTACTCTCCCCATTCGAGCTACCTGCCTTGACTCTATAACCTTGCGTGAAACAGACATTATATATAGTAGCGAAAAAACATCTTCTAATAAAAAACGCATCACTACTCATAATGTTGCCATATTAAGATTAGGAACAGTTTTGATTTAGTGTTCCTAAAACCTTTTTGAATGAGTGAAAAAATAATTCCATTGTATGtctttgtcacaaaatattGTTGGCACTCACGGTATTGTTAGACTGCAAATATCTTACCGCGAAATCTTTAACTACTTATTAGAGACTGAAATCACTAAATTCACACGGCTGAGATATCGCAAATACTACTTGAATATGATTAATACTATTGTTATCATCTTACGTCACTGATTTTCGATATACATTCTTAGGCATATTATACTATTTTCAGTCTGCATTCACACAACCTTAAGTTTGGTGGCACTCATACGTCTTTTCTTCCTAGAATCCACCCATTTTACCGACGTGAAATGctctgttcaatttttttttcgtcgTCAGGTATGttgttgaaaatttgatgaGAGATTGAGCGGTGAGTTTAAGACTTTCAAAAACGTCGCATTTGCATAGTGTACTGATATCACCGCAATCACGCAGTAATAAATGGGCATTCGGTTCCCAGCTGGATATATACGAGGGAATACGCTGTAGTGCATTATAAAATATGGGATAAAGTTTGCATTCAAATAGGAACTAATTTGAGTAGATGTACGAATTAACTACTGTGATTAGGAAAACATTTTGCATAAGCCATTTAAAAACCACAGAGCATCCATATCTGCCAGACTTCGCCAATCATTACTTATTAAACAACTTTGTGACTCGACAGCAAGGACTTTCAATTATATGCTAGACACTTATATC contains:
- the LOC120330889 gene encoding sarcosine/dimethylglycine N-methyltransferase-like isoform X1; its protein translation is MGVIIAVFVGWLLQYLSSKQIVVAAFLLATTLLVLFRMNCFHGFLQRNLAPHFRKPGTGFFGFLCRQFLKGNRPLEETAFRSLDAQPHHKILEIGFGYGHGISYALDNGMRDGSGVVYGMDFSAEACDHVRKLLINDLKSGKLEIIFGDVANIPLKESTIDRVFHTNCYYFWPEPLNVCREILRVMTPGGIMTTGIEPEKVKRAALSGVIEPCQIDPDFYIECLVEAGFEHVRMEEASYQRNGHKVIFAQKKKV
- the LOC120330889 gene encoding sarcosine/dimethylglycine N-methyltransferase-like isoform X2, which translates into the protein MPLELYQGQRTLKMNCFHGFLQRNLAPHFRKPGTGFFGFLCRQFLKGNRPLEETAFRSLDAQPHHKILEIGFGYGHGISYALDNGMRDGSGVVYGMDFSAEACDHVRKLLINDLKSGKLEIIFGDVANIPLKESTIDRVFHTNCYYFWPEPLNVCREILRVMTPGGIMTTGIEPEKVKRAALSGVIEPCQIDPDFYIECLVEAGFEHVRMEEASYQRNGHKVIFAQKKKV
- the LOC120330889 gene encoding sarcosine/dimethylglycine N-methyltransferase-like isoform X3: MNCFHGFLQRNLAPHFRKPGTGFFGFLCRQFLKGNRPLEETAFRSLDAQPHHKILEIGFGYGHGISYALDNGMRDGSGVVYGMDFSAEACDHVRKLLINDLKSGKLEIIFGDVANIPLKESTIDRVFHTNCYYFWPEPLNVCREILRVMTPGGIMTTGIEPEKVKRAALSGVIEPCQIDPDFYIECLVEAGFEHVRMEEASYQRNGHKVIFAQKKKV
- the LOC120330983 gene encoding uncharacterized protein LOC120330983, whose translation is MKLQFFFAFLLLIIVIARDIFASATSCDQQNPCRLRGGNVLSQCQSYVSHRQFLRLTLNVDVITHRWDWLKLRQLSYKRNRCPPTWRLLPSDTASIKLVNNMTPNINKDSLTNVMKVRTHGLQLSDEDLILNAQDHGVEPGDAYTYSFKILPDHPSGTFWYETEVEAPVYNQFSSGLIGALIVEDNPDSTPFELTDVSCPINCQHDVIMLFSTNLVMKKYRGKPGTTQYLETSGWNKNVIEWSFQNIDAITVNGQIQPTLTMARGQIKRIRMINSDRELTLELKVFNVATGETCKTREIAFDGIYLDEPRSLLNGKSVMSPSSTLDWLIRCDVPGNYSMVGNLRNDQDSETDEKPYFLTLLEVVEFGIENSKFPTTLDKQKRPKNKELNNKLNDEEVLKKRSKFQEIVMKTKADKDGETKNDKEESSNKFGYLGIVVIVSILILAAAYKLQ